In Sphingobacterium sp. PCS056, the following proteins share a genomic window:
- the ruvB gene encoding Holliday junction branch migration DNA helicase RuvB yields MNEHLDPNAENLNHTDRDIERVLRPQVFEDFTGQEKILENLNIFVKAAKLRGESLDHVLLHGPPGLGKTTLSNIIANEMGVGIKITSGPVLDKPGDLAGLLTNLEEGDVLFIDEIHRLSPIVEEYLYSAMEDFKIDIMLETGPNARSVQISLNPFTLIGATTRSGLLTSPLRARFGINARLQYYDVKLLTTIVLRSADILKTPISDEGAYEIARRSRGTPRIANALLRRTRDFAQIKGTGSIEREIAKYALNALNVDENGLDEMDNRILSTIIDKFKGGPVGLKTIATAVGEDEGTIEEVYEPFLIQEGYLMRTSRGRECTEAAFRHLGRAYAHKGNTLF; encoded by the coding sequence ATGAATGAGCACTTAGATCCGAATGCGGAGAATTTAAATCATACGGATCGGGATATCGAACGTGTATTGCGTCCGCAAGTATTTGAAGATTTCACTGGGCAGGAGAAAATTTTAGAGAATCTTAATATTTTCGTTAAGGCCGCTAAATTGAGAGGCGAGTCCTTGGACCATGTTTTACTTCATGGCCCTCCAGGTCTAGGTAAAACGACGCTCTCCAATATCATAGCCAATGAGATGGGAGTAGGCATCAAGATCACCTCAGGGCCTGTGCTGGACAAACCAGGAGATTTGGCCGGTCTATTGACCAATCTTGAAGAAGGTGACGTGCTATTTATTGATGAGATCCATCGTTTAAGTCCAATTGTGGAAGAATACCTGTATTCGGCTATGGAAGACTTTAAGATCGATATCATGCTAGAAACTGGACCTAATGCGCGTTCAGTACAAATATCACTAAATCCATTCACATTAATTGGAGCAACGACACGGTCAGGACTATTAACATCTCCTTTACGAGCGCGTTTTGGGATCAATGCACGCCTACAATATTATGACGTCAAACTATTGACCACTATTGTATTGAGGTCTGCAGATATACTTAAAACACCAATCAGCGATGAGGGTGCTTATGAAATAGCACGTAGAAGTAGGGGAACACCACGTATCGCCAATGCCCTTTTAAGAAGAACACGAGATTTTGCCCAGATCAAAGGGACAGGCTCTATTGAACGGGAAATTGCCAAATATGCATTGAATGCATTAAATGTGGATGAAAATGGCTTAGATGAAATGGATAATCGCATTTTAAGTACCATTATCGACAAATTTAAAGGTGGACCTGTCGGTTTAAAAACAATTGCCACCGCAGTCGGTGAAGACGAGGGAACTATTGAAGAGGTGTATGAACCTTTCTTGATTCAAGAGGGTTATCTCATGCGTACATCAAGAGGGCGTGAATGTACAGAAGCCGCTTTTAGACATCTCGGTAGAGCATATGCCCATAAGGGAAATACGCTTTTTTAA
- a CDS encoding polyprenol monophosphomannose synthase has translation MSDSLVIIPTYNEKENIEKIIRKVFSLAVPFHILIVDDCSPDGTAQIVRSLQAEFVGRLFIEERIGKLGLGTAYIHGFRWALERHYEFIFEMDADFSHNPEDLIRLRQSCIDGSDMSIGSRYIKGVNVVNWPMNRVLMSYFASVYVRFITGINIQDATAGFVCFRRRVLERIPLDKIKFVGYAFQIEMKFTAIQYGFKVVEVPIIFTDRTEGTSKMSTSIFKEAFFGVIQLKISSWTRKYN, from the coding sequence GTGTCCGATAGTTTAGTTATCATACCTACATACAACGAGAAAGAAAATATCGAAAAGATAATTCGTAAAGTATTTTCGCTCGCTGTACCATTTCATATTTTAATCGTTGATGACTGTTCGCCAGATGGAACTGCGCAGATCGTGCGATCTTTGCAGGCAGAGTTTGTAGGACGATTATTTATCGAAGAACGCATTGGGAAATTAGGATTGGGTACAGCCTATATCCACGGGTTTAGATGGGCTCTGGAACGCCATTATGAATTTATATTTGAAATGGACGCAGACTTTAGTCATAATCCCGAAGATCTGATACGTTTAAGACAAAGCTGCATAGATGGATCAGATATGAGTATTGGATCGCGTTATATTAAAGGAGTAAATGTTGTCAATTGGCCGATGAATAGGGTGTTGATGTCTTACTTTGCTTCCGTATATGTGCGATTTATTACAGGGATCAATATTCAAGATGCAACAGCTGGTTTTGTCTGTTTTAGGAGGAGAGTTTTGGAGCGGATACCTCTGGATAAAATTAAATTTGTAGGTTATGCGTTTCAAATTGAAATGAAATTTACAGCAATCCAATATGGCTTCAAGGTTGTAGAAGTTCCTATAATCTTTACAGATCGTACCGAAGGAACATCAAAAATGAGTACAAGTATTTTTAAAGAAGCTTTTTTTGGCGTTATCCAACTGAAAATTTCAAGTTGGACGCGAAAATATAATTAA
- a CDS encoding NADH-quinone oxidoreductase subunit C, which yields MNTQEISTLIVSRFGQHAIEKIEETGLQPALFVQVDLLEDICFYLRDEEGLYFDFLNNISAVDLHENGFLITYHLTSIPYLHTLVLKVLIENDRDEAHLPEVPSVSAVWKTADWHEREAFDLMGIFFTNHPDLRRILLPDDWEGYPLRKDYQDPESYHGIKIK from the coding sequence ATGAATACGCAAGAAATTTCAACTCTAATCGTTTCCAGATTCGGACAACATGCTATTGAAAAGATTGAGGAGACGGGGCTTCAGCCAGCACTTTTTGTTCAAGTCGATCTTTTAGAAGATATCTGCTTTTATTTACGGGACGAAGAAGGATTATATTTTGATTTTTTAAACAATATCTCGGCAGTTGACCTCCATGAAAATGGATTTTTAATCACCTATCACCTAACATCTATTCCTTATTTACATACCTTGGTGTTGAAGGTGTTAATCGAGAATGATCGAGATGAAGCACATCTGCCAGAGGTTCCATCCGTGTCAGCCGTATGGAAAACAGCAGATTGGCATGAACGCGAAGCATTTGATCTGATGGGCATATTTTTTACCAATCATCCTGATCTCCGGCGTATCTTACTTCCTGACGATTGGGAAGGCTACCCCTTAAGAAAAGATTATCAAGATCCTGAAAGTTATCATGGAATCAAAATTAAATAA
- a CDS encoding S9 family peptidase, with product MNKIYLFLSLLLLSFYATAQESTPPPKANYQLAAKFSPEKLKKMIFSTTIKPNWINFTDRFWYDFTTPQGKNWYLVDPATNKKEVLFDNEKLAAQITKIVKNPFDAQHLTLQNLKFTKDEKKIRFEVASTKDTVKSKEEIEKLKVKTDTLKKKIFFLEYDLATQKVRELSDKTKEKQALSWATFSPDTNTIYFAKDFNLFWMDRANYEKAVKNEKDSTIIEHQITKDGVQYYAWAGDEYSTTTGDDKKDDDIVKRKRVWMNWSPDGKHFVITRKDNRSLNPLWVINNVGSKRPTLETYKYQMPGETDSTETQLFVFNASDKSYKQIKIGAFKNQTLSNWSKNVDKNSYKGDYFINYWLGTNDAFYLARSSRDLKRIDLVKVNIDGSTQVLVEERSNVYQDIKKPLLINNGTEFIHWSQRDGWGHFYLYDSQGNLKQQVTSGSFNCEEITGSDMAARTLYFTANGKDQNEDPYYLHHYSVGFNGANLKLLNPGNFDHQVDVSESSRYFVNNFSRVNSIPEIALYQSNGKKIMTLEKADLSLLFAAGYKFPQPFKVKAGDGITDLYGVMYKPFDFDSTKTYPIVEYIYPGPQTEAVNQSFGRSMDRIDRLAQFGMIVITVGNRGGHPARSKWYHTFGYGNLRDYGLEDKKAAAEQLADRYKFIDINRVGITGHSGGGFMSTAAMLVYPDFFKVAVSGAGNHENNIYNRWWSERHHGVTEKVSTKGDTTFTYQIDKNTDLAKNLKGKLLIATGDIDNNVHPANSIRMVNALIKANKRFDFLLLPGQRHGFGDMTEYFFWKMGDYFSEYLIGDSKIKEVNMMEINREIPLSR from the coding sequence ATGAATAAAATTTACTTATTCTTAAGCCTGTTGCTACTATCTTTTTATGCAACAGCACAAGAATCAACCCCTCCTCCTAAAGCAAATTATCAATTGGCGGCTAAATTTTCGCCTGAGAAGCTTAAGAAAATGATCTTCTCGACAACAATTAAACCCAATTGGATTAATTTTACCGATCGATTTTGGTATGATTTTACTACTCCTCAGGGTAAAAACTGGTATTTAGTAGATCCTGCTACCAATAAAAAGGAAGTCCTTTTTGATAATGAAAAGCTAGCTGCCCAAATTACCAAAATCGTAAAAAACCCATTTGACGCACAGCATCTTACTCTTCAAAATCTAAAGTTTACAAAAGATGAAAAGAAAATTAGATTTGAAGTTGCAAGTACCAAAGATACCGTGAAATCTAAAGAAGAGATTGAAAAGTTGAAAGTAAAGACGGATACGTTAAAAAAGAAAATCTTCTTCTTGGAATACGATCTGGCTACACAAAAAGTTAGGGAGCTAAGTGATAAAACAAAAGAGAAACAAGCATTATCTTGGGCTACCTTCTCTCCTGACACCAATACGATTTATTTTGCAAAGGATTTCAATCTATTCTGGATGGATCGCGCCAATTATGAAAAAGCTGTTAAAAATGAAAAAGACAGTACGATCATAGAACATCAAATCACAAAGGATGGGGTTCAATATTATGCCTGGGCTGGTGACGAATACAGCACCACAACAGGTGATGATAAAAAGGACGACGATATTGTTAAACGTAAACGTGTATGGATGAACTGGTCTCCTGATGGAAAACACTTCGTGATTACGCGTAAAGACAATAGAAGCCTAAATCCCCTATGGGTTATCAATAATGTAGGCAGTAAACGTCCGACTTTGGAGACTTATAAATATCAGATGCCCGGTGAGACGGATTCTACGGAGACGCAGTTATTTGTTTTTAACGCTTCTGATAAATCGTACAAACAAATAAAAATTGGAGCTTTTAAAAATCAGACTTTAAGTAATTGGTCAAAAAATGTTGACAAAAATAGCTATAAAGGTGATTACTTTATCAACTACTGGTTAGGAACAAATGATGCTTTTTATCTTGCTCGATCTAGTCGCGACTTAAAACGTATCGACTTGGTTAAAGTAAATATAGATGGTTCAACTCAAGTATTGGTAGAGGAAAGATCCAACGTTTATCAAGATATCAAAAAACCATTATTGATCAATAATGGTACAGAGTTTATCCACTGGTCACAACGCGATGGATGGGGTCATTTTTATCTATACGATAGCCAAGGCAACCTGAAACAACAAGTGACCAGTGGTTCTTTCAATTGTGAAGAGATTACGGGATCTGATATGGCGGCAAGGACCTTGTACTTTACGGCAAATGGTAAAGACCAAAATGAAGACCCCTATTATTTGCATCATTATAGTGTAGGGTTTAATGGAGCAAATCTGAAATTATTAAATCCAGGTAACTTTGATCACCAAGTTGATGTCAGTGAAAGTTCTCGTTATTTTGTGAATAATTTTTCTAGGGTAAATAGCATTCCTGAAATCGCATTGTATCAAAGCAATGGAAAAAAAATAATGACCTTAGAGAAGGCCGATCTCTCCTTACTATTTGCTGCTGGATATAAATTTCCACAACCTTTTAAAGTTAAAGCTGGCGATGGTATCACAGACCTATATGGCGTGATGTATAAGCCATTTGATTTTGATAGCACAAAAACGTATCCAATCGTAGAATACATCTATCCAGGGCCACAAACGGAGGCTGTCAATCAATCATTTGGCAGAAGTATGGACAGGATCGACCGATTAGCTCAATTTGGTATGATTGTCATCACTGTTGGTAACCGTGGTGGACATCCAGCAAGATCAAAATGGTACCATACGTTTGGTTATGGAAACTTAAGAGATTATGGACTGGAGGATAAAAAGGCTGCAGCCGAACAATTGGCCGATCGTTACAAATTTATCGACATCAACCGTGTCGGTATCACGGGACACTCTGGTGGAGGTTTTATGTCCACAGCAGCCATGCTGGTATATCCTGACTTTTTTAAAGTAGCCGTTTCTGGTGCTGGAAACCATGAAAATAACATTTATAACAGATGGTGGAGCGAAAGACATCATGGGGTTACAGAAAAAGTTAGTACCAAAGGGGATACGACTTTTACTTATCAGATCGATAAAAATACTGATTTAGCAAAAAATTTGAAAGGTAAGTTATTAATCGCAACTGGCGATATTGACAATAACGTTCACCCCGCCAATTCAATTCGAATGGTCAACGCATTGATCAAAGCCAATAAGCGATTCGACTTCTTATTATTGCCTGGTCAACGTCACGGATTTGGTGATATGACGGAATATTTCTTCTGGAAAATGGGCGATTACTTTTCCGAGTACCTGATCGGTGATTCAAAAATCAAAGAGGTCAATATGATGGAAATAAATAGAGAAATACCATTGAGTAGATAA
- a CDS encoding NADH-quinone oxidoreductase subunit D translates to MSNTKYTAALEKYEQHLASIGSQEMIINMGPQHPSTHGVLRLQLITDGEIVKEVIPHLGYLHRCFDKHAESMNYGKSIPFTDRLDYLSSMNNSHAFVMGVERMLGIADKIPKRVEYIRVLVCELNRIASHLIGIGTYGIDIGAFTPFMWCFRDREHIMNMLEWVSGSRMLYNYIWVGGLFYDLPVGFEQRCAEFITYFKPKLVELDQLLTENQIFISRTANIGILPADVAINYGVSGPMLRASGIKWDLRRIDAYSAYPEIDFEIPIGKGEMGSVGDCWDRYKIRVDEVKESVKIIEQCLERLVKDFPRTDTFDPRALVPKKVNLKAQDYYVRAENPKGELGFYFVTQEKSDIPKRVKARGPSFNNLSVLPELGKGTLIADLIAILGSMDIVLGEVDR, encoded by the coding sequence ATGTCGAATACGAAATATACTGCTGCTTTAGAAAAATATGAACAACATCTAGCAAGTATTGGCTCTCAGGAAATGATTATAAATATGGGGCCTCAACATCCTTCCACGCACGGTGTGCTTCGATTGCAGTTGATAACTGATGGTGAAATCGTAAAAGAGGTTATTCCGCATTTGGGTTATTTGCATCGGTGTTTTGATAAACATGCCGAATCCATGAACTATGGAAAGAGTATTCCGTTTACAGATCGGTTAGACTATTTATCGTCGATGAATAATAGCCATGCATTTGTAATGGGAGTAGAAAGAATGTTGGGTATCGCCGATAAAATTCCAAAAAGAGTAGAATATATACGTGTATTGGTCTGCGAACTTAACCGCATCGCCTCACATTTGATCGGAATAGGGACATACGGTATCGATATTGGTGCATTTACACCATTTATGTGGTGTTTTAGAGATCGGGAACATATCATGAATATGCTGGAATGGGTATCCGGTTCACGTATGTTGTACAATTATATTTGGGTGGGAGGTTTATTTTACGATCTACCTGTAGGTTTCGAACAGCGATGTGCCGAATTTATCACCTATTTTAAACCAAAATTGGTAGAACTTGATCAATTATTGACCGAAAATCAAATCTTTATATCCAGAACAGCTAACATTGGTATATTGCCAGCCGATGTTGCCATTAATTATGGTGTATCGGGGCCCATGTTAAGAGCGTCAGGAATAAAATGGGATCTCAGGAGAATCGATGCCTATTCTGCGTACCCAGAGATTGATTTTGAAATCCCAATCGGAAAAGGAGAGATGGGATCAGTGGGCGATTGTTGGGACCGTTATAAAATACGTGTTGATGAAGTAAAAGAATCAGTAAAGATCATTGAACAATGTTTGGAAAGACTAGTAAAAGATTTTCCACGCACCGATACGTTTGACCCTAGGGCTTTAGTGCCTAAAAAAGTAAATTTAAAAGCACAAGATTATTATGTACGAGCAGAAAATCCGAAAGGTGAATTAGGGTTTTACTTCGTCACTCAAGAAAAGTCTGATATCCCCAAAAGAGTGAAAGCACGTGGCCCCAGTTTTAATAATCTTTCTGTATTACCTGAATTGGGGAAAGGAACCCTGATAGCAGACCTCATCGCCATATTGGGTTCTATGGATATCGTACTGGGCGAGGTGGATCGTTAA